From a single Phragmites australis chromosome 7, lpPhrAust1.1, whole genome shotgun sequence genomic region:
- the LOC133923931 gene encoding G-type lectin S-receptor-like serine/threonine-protein kinase LECRK4 — MAHLLLPFLLLLSTASVQAQQNITLGSSLTPQGPSSSWLSPSGDFAFGFRPIEGNTSSYLLAVWFNKISDKTVAWYAKTSDPEPAPVQVSSGSSLRLTSGGVLSLQDPTGTEVWNPQSVVAAYATMLDVGNFVLAAADGSTKWETFNNPTDTILLTQVLTPPKMLRSRIIATDYSSGRFLLNLQNNGVFLYPVAVPSGYQYDSYWSVAGNTTKLVFDATGRIYIASDNGTQINMTSGVIGSMTDYYHRATLDPDGVFRQYVYPKKVSNQWSQAWSVVSMEPQNICEALVTKVGSGTCGFNSYCTLDGTNNQTTCMCPEQYSFIDEERKYKGCKPDFRPQSCDLDEAAAMMQFQLTTMYHVNWPLADYEQYTPIPENQCRQLCLKDCFCAVAVFHVGSSTCYKKKLPLSNGNMGGDVQATVLIKVPKNNNSQSQLSESSKWKKDKKHWIIGSSLILGSSVLVNLLLISVLLFGTYCTITRRIVPSLQSSSNLGLPLKAFTYAELEKATSGFQEVLGSGASGIVYKGQLQDELGICIAVKKIDKLEQESENEFTVEVQAIGRTHHKNLVRLLGFCNEGKERLLVYEFMTNGSLNRFIFGDVRLQWNLRVQIALGVARGLLYLHEECSTQIIHCDIKPQNILVDDNFTAKISDFGLAKLLRTNQTQTNTGIRGTRGYVAPEWFKSTGITAKVDVYSFGVILLELICCRRNVEVEAAEEDKKILTYWANDCYRCGRVDLLVEGDDEAIFNLKKVEKFVAVALWCLQEDPTMRPTMLKVTQMLDGACSIPTPPDSSSFVRSLP; from the coding sequence ATGGCGCATCTCCTGTTGCCTTTCCTCCTGCTACTGTCCACTGCTTCTGTTCAAGCTCAACAAAACATCACCTTGGGCTCCTCCTTAACACCCCAAGGGCCTAGCAGCTCTTGGCTCTCACCATCCGGTGACTTCGCGTTCGGCTTCCGTCCCATCGAGGGCAACACCTCCTCATACCTGCTCGCCGTCTGGTTCAATAAGATCAGTGACAAGACAGTGGCTTGGTATGCCAAGACGAGTGATCCAGAACCAGCGCCTGTACAAGTTTCATCTGGTTCAAGCCTCCGCCTCACCTCTGGTGGGGTGCTCTCGCTCCAGGACCCCACCGGCACAGAGGTATGGAATCCTCAATCTGTGGTTGCAGCATACGCCACCATGCTCGATGTCGGAAACTTTGTACTGGCTGCAGCAGATGGCTCCACCAAGTGGGAGACTTTCAACAACCCAACAGATACCATCCTGCTCACACAAGTGCTCACCCCCCCAAAGATGCTCCGCAGCCGGATCATCGCCACAGACTATTCCAGTGGCCGGTTCCTCCTTAACCTGCAAAACAATGGTGTTTTCCTTTATCCTGTTGCTGTGCCGTCTGGTTACCAATATGACTCCTATTGGTCCGTGGCTGGGAACACCACAAAGCTGGTGTTTGATGCCACTGGCAGGATATACATTGCCTCGGACAACGGCACACAAATCAATATGACATCAGGGGTTATCGGCTCCATGACGGACTACTACCATCGCGCCACACTTGACCCAGATGGTGTGTTCCGGCAATATGTGTACCCAAAGAAAGTCAGCAACCAGTGGAGTCAGGCATGGTCAGTAGTGAGCATGGAGCCCCAAAATATCTGTGAAGCATTAGTGACAAAGGTCGGCAGCGGTACATGTGGGTTTAACAGTTACTGCACTTTGGATGGCACAAACAACCAGACTACCTGCATGTGCCCAGAGCAGTACTCATTTATTGATGAGGAGAGGAAGTATAAAGGATGCAAACCAGACTTCCGGCCACAAAGTTGTGACTTGGATGAAGCAGCTGCCATGATGCAGTTTCAGTTGACAACGATGTACCATGTGAATTGGCCTCTAGCAGACTATGAGCAGTACACCCCCATACCTGAGAACCAGTGCCGGCAGCTCTGTCTGAAAGATTGTTTCTGTGCCGTCGCTGTGTTCCATGTCGGTAGTAGTACATGCTATAAGAAGAAGCTTCCTTTATCAAACGGCAATATGGGAGGTGATGTGCAAGCAACAGTTCTCATCAAGGTACCGAAGAACAACAATTCCCAATCGCAGCTCAGTGAGTCCAGCAAATGGAAGAAAGACAAGAAACACTGGATCATTGGAAGTTCATTGATTCTGGGAAGCTCTGTCTTGGTGAACCTTCTCTTGATCTCTGTTCTCCTTTTCGGTACATACTGTACAATCACTAGAAGGATAGTCCCGTCTTTGCAGTCCTCAAGCAATCTAGGATTGCCCCTGAAAGCCTTCACTTACGCTGAGCTCGAGAAGGCAACCAGCGGATTCCAGGAGGTGCTTGGCTCTGGTGCCTCAGGTATTGTGTACAAGGGCCAGCTACAAGATGAGCTCGGGATCTGCATTGCTGTCAAGAAAATTGACAAGCTCGAACAGGAATCAGAAAATGAGTTCACAGTTGAAGTCCAAGCTATTGGACGGACGCACCACAAGAACTTGGTCAGGTTGCTCGGATTCTGCAACgaaggaaaagaaagactaTTGGTGTATGAATTCATGACAAATGGATCACTGAACAGATTCATATTTGGTGATGTCAGGCTTCAGTGGAACCTTCGAGTTCAGATTGCTCTCGGGGTGGCTAGGGGGCTGCTATACTTACATGAGGAATGCAGCACACAGATCATCCACTGTGATATAAAGCCCCAGAACATACTTGTCGATGACAACTTCACAGCAAAGATCTCAGACTTCGGCTTAGCTAAACTGCTCCGAACCAACCAGACACAAACAAACACAGGTATCCGGGGTACCCGAGGATACGTTGCCCCCGAGTGGTTCAAGAGCACTGGCATCACTGCCAAGGTGGATGTTTACAGCTTTGGGGTCATCCTGTTGGAGCTCATCTGTTGTCGGCGGAATGTTGAAGTCGAGGCTGCAGAAGAGGATAAAAAAATACTGACTTACTGGGCAAATGACTGTTATAGGTGTGGCAGGGTTGATTTGCTGGTGGAAGGTGATGATGAAGCGATTTTCAATCTGAAGAAGGTGGAAAAGTTTGTGGCAGTGGCATTGTGGTGTCTCCAGGAGgatccaaccatgagacctacaATGCTAAAGGTGACACAAATGCTTGATGGGGCATGTTCCATCCCTACTCCTCCTGATTCTTCTTCCTTCGTACGTTCGCTTCCATAG